Proteins encoded by one window of Candidatus Brocadiaceae bacterium:
- a CDS encoding RraA family protein: MTFVDDGERFDFIHSHLYVPAVCDILDGMGFRRQAMHQRLRPLLPGRRNCGFVGRARTFRWMETDYIVEDDPYGLEIEAMDSLGPGDVAVHSTDYGGTNAPWGELMSTVAQRNGAVGCVCDSQVRDCNRIIDMGFPVYCAGIRPLDSQGRGRVMAYDVPITCGDVLVQPLDLVFADFDGVVVIPRQVEDEVLERAREKAGKESASRAELLAGKTLREVYDKYGVL; this comes from the coding sequence ATGACGTTTGTGGACGACGGCGAACGCTTCGATTTCATACACAGCCATCTCTACGTGCCGGCGGTCTGCGACATCCTGGACGGCATGGGGTTCAGGCGGCAGGCCATGCACCAGCGCCTCCGCCCCCTGCTGCCCGGCCGCCGCAACTGCGGCTTCGTCGGGCGCGCGCGCACCTTCCGCTGGATGGAGACGGACTACATCGTCGAAGACGACCCGTACGGCCTGGAGATCGAAGCCATGGACTCCCTCGGCCCCGGCGACGTCGCCGTCCACTCCACCGACTACGGCGGGACCAACGCCCCCTGGGGTGAGCTGATGAGCACGGTGGCGCAGCGCAACGGCGCCGTCGGCTGCGTCTGCGACAGCCAGGTGCGCGACTGCAACCGCATCATCGACATGGGCTTCCCAGTCTACTGCGCCGGGATCCGGCCGCTCGACTCGCAGGGGCGCGGGCGGGTCATGGCCTACGACGTGCCCATCACGTGCGGCGACGTGCTGGTGCAGCCGCTCGACCTGGTGTTCGCCGACTTCGACGGCGTCGTCGTCATCCCGAGACAGGTCGAGGACGAGGTGCTGGAGCGCGCGCGAGAGAAGGCGGGCAAGGAGTCGGCCTCCCGCGCCGAACTGCTTGCCGGCAAGACGCTCCGCGAGGTCTACGACAAGTACGGCGTTCTCTAG
- a CDS encoding MBL fold metallo-hydrolase, with translation MSTSAGAMAGVRDYRLADDQAALWPLGQAGFLIRGGGVTVAIDPYLTDSVGKASPAFARAVPSPIEPEDLQVDMFVVTHDHLDHLDPETIGRYRHPASTRFVAPRLACRRLRELGIPSENVLRVDAGDEAELYGIRLRGVYAVPTGPDVLDTCGYRLELPGGKSVYHSSDTAWSDLLERAAPRAQVLLVCINGKYGNLNVHEAVRLTRAVRPDVAVPMHYDLMRLNAENPDTFIHLLRQALPECEGRILKIMEPLVW, from the coding sequence GTGAGCACAAGCGCCGGCGCCATGGCGGGTGTCCGAGATTACCGGCTTGCCGACGATCAGGCCGCGCTCTGGCCGCTCGGGCAGGCGGGCTTTCTCATTCGCGGAGGCGGCGTGACGGTTGCCATCGACCCCTACCTCACCGACTCCGTCGGCAAAGCGTCTCCGGCGTTCGCGCGGGCCGTCCCCTCACCCATCGAACCCGAAGACCTCCAGGTGGACATGTTCGTGGTGACGCACGACCACCTGGACCACCTCGATCCGGAGACGATCGGGCGCTACCGACACCCCGCCTCGACGCGATTTGTGGCGCCGCGCCTGGCCTGCCGGAGACTGCGCGAACTGGGCATCCCCTCTGAAAACGTCCTGCGAGTCGACGCAGGCGACGAGGCCGAACTCTACGGCATCCGGCTGCGCGGCGTCTACGCCGTGCCCACCGGGCCCGACGTACTCGACACATGCGGCTATCGCCTCGAACTGCCCGGCGGGAAGAGCGTCTACCACTCGTCCGACACCGCGTGGTCCGATCTGCTCGAACGGGCCGCGCCCCGGGCGCAGGTGCTGCTGGTCTGCATCAACGGCAAGTACGGCAACCTGAACGTGCACGAGGCCGTCCGGCTGACGCGGGCCGTGCGGCCCGACGTTGCGGTTCCCATGCACTACGACCTGATGCGGCTGAACGCGGAGAACCCCGACACGTTCATCCACCTTCTCCGGCAGGCCTTGCCGGAGTGCGAGGGGCGGATCCTGAAGATCATGGAGCCGCTCGTCTGGTAG
- a CDS encoding acetyltransferase: MRDLIILGAGVHGAEMAEIAGRCGGSWRLRGFVVPERRADLAGGEINGHPVLGTREALERHPDCLVVPDNEYREPIELPRDRIATLIDPSAFVSQTARIGVGCVIYPHGYVGLNAVLGDFVFMLAGAVVNHDDVLEDRAVVCSGVTLAGGVHVEAGCYLGQACTVRQNLRIGRNSLVGMGAVVTKDVPPDAVMAGNPARELRDREA; this comes from the coding sequence GTGAGGGACCTGATCATACTCGGGGCGGGCGTGCACGGGGCCGAGATGGCGGAGATCGCCGGGCGGTGCGGTGGCTCGTGGCGCCTCCGGGGCTTTGTGGTGCCCGAGCGCCGGGCCGATCTGGCCGGCGGCGAGATCAACGGCCACCCGGTGCTCGGCACGCGGGAGGCGCTGGAACGCCATCCGGATTGTCTTGTGGTGCCGGACAACGAGTATCGTGAGCCGATCGAACTGCCGCGCGATCGCATCGCCACGCTGATCGATCCGTCCGCCTTCGTCTCGCAGACGGCCCGCATCGGGGTCGGCTGCGTGATCTACCCCCACGGCTACGTCGGCCTGAACGCCGTCCTCGGCGACTTCGTCTTCATGCTGGCCGGCGCCGTGGTCAACCATGACGACGTTCTGGAAGACCGCGCCGTCGTCTGCAGCGGGGTGACACTCGCCGGAGGCGTGCACGTGGAGGCCGGCTGCTATCTCGGCCAGGCCTGCACGGTGCGACAGAACCTGCGCATCGGCCGGAACAGCCTCGTCGGCATGGGAGCCGTCGTGACGAAAGACGTCCCGCCGGACGCCGTGATGGCGGGCAACCCGGCCCGCGAACTTCGGGACAGGGAGGCGTGA
- a CDS encoding mandelate racemase/muconate lactonizing enzyme family protein, protein MKITGVEAMVLDTGKDYSDPAQAAEAHGVRFISLIRIRTDEGITGWSDVETQPHVGRAIVEAPSGGQVGFESLRAALIGENPLERERLWQKMYRCLGYYGRQGAGMQMISGADIALWDIAGKALGQPVWALLGARYRDSVTAYASTLFRPSASAMKRAVAEYVAQGFRAVKFGWGVFGRDLQMDVELVRAAREEAGPDVALMVDAGWYGIDPANVYRPRPIKDWIRLIRELEELNVFWLEDFLHPENVAGYAAVAAAADRLRIAAGEQAAGESEFERLADHGRVDVLQPDLSRCGGLSVGRRVADLAQRRQIDCVPHAWLTDLLKAASLHLNAYQMHALYLEYNVSSASLLNRICREPIRMKDGRIPIPNGPGLGVEVDDEIVEKHRVL, encoded by the coding sequence ATGAAGATCACCGGCGTCGAGGCGATGGTGCTGGACACCGGGAAGGATTACAGCGACCCGGCACAGGCGGCCGAGGCGCACGGGGTGCGGTTCATCAGCCTGATCCGCATCCGGACGGACGAAGGCATCACCGGCTGGTCCGACGTGGAGACGCAGCCCCACGTGGGCCGGGCCATCGTGGAGGCGCCTTCGGGAGGGCAGGTCGGTTTCGAGTCCCTGCGCGCCGCCCTGATCGGGGAGAACCCCCTGGAACGCGAGCGGCTCTGGCAGAAGATGTACCGCTGCCTGGGCTACTACGGCCGCCAGGGCGCCGGCATGCAGATGATCTCCGGCGCGGACATCGCCCTCTGGGACATCGCCGGGAAGGCGCTCGGCCAGCCGGTCTGGGCGCTGCTCGGCGCCCGCTACCGCGACAGCGTGACGGCGTACGCCTCGACCCTCTTCCGGCCTTCGGCATCGGCCATGAAACGGGCCGTCGCGGAATACGTCGCACAGGGATTCCGCGCGGTCAAGTTCGGCTGGGGCGTCTTCGGCCGCGACCTGCAGATGGACGTGGAACTGGTGCGGGCGGCCCGCGAGGAGGCCGGCCCGGACGTGGCGCTGATGGTCGACGCCGGCTGGTACGGCATCGATCCCGCCAACGTCTACCGGCCGCGCCCGATCAAGGACTGGATCCGGCTGATCCGGGAACTGGAAGAGCTGAACGTGTTCTGGCTCGAAGACTTCCTGCATCCGGAGAACGTCGCCGGCTACGCGGCCGTGGCGGCGGCGGCCGACCGGCTGCGCATAGCGGCCGGCGAACAGGCCGCGGGAGAGAGCGAGTTCGAACGCCTGGCGGACCATGGGCGGGTCGACGTGCTGCAGCCCGACCTGAGCCGCTGCGGCGGCCTGAGCGTGGGCCGGCGCGTGGCGGACCTGGCGCAGCGCCGGCAGATCGACTGCGTGCCCCATGCCTGGCTGACCGACCTGCTGAAGGCGGCCAGCCTGCATCTGAACGCCTACCAGATGCACGCACTCTACCTCGAATACAACGTCTCGTCGGCCTCGCTCTTGAACCGGATCTGCAGGGAGCCGATCCGCATGAAGGATGGGCGGATCCCCATCCCGAACGGCCCGGGCCTCGGCGTGGAGGTCGACGATGAGATCGTGGAGAAGCACCGCGTGCTCTGA